The proteins below are encoded in one region of Pirellulales bacterium:
- a CDS encoding CHASE3 domain-containing protein, with the protein MKQLPSVLIVAIAVIVVVMAANRWFAHRNITHLNDAVTEVAHTHHVLDLTSEVLNVAVDAETGQRGFVLTGDEIFLQPYDAAVKRLNERLAQLADETRDDPLERERVVKLSALVSARLERLAQAIVMYRERTGGNEFAALSKAGKQQMDAIRGLVGEIKADERRMLVERTDRARATYRIAVGANIVTGALALAVLAAFVVLASRSMAAGRRQAEAIQFAHHKLQQEMQERNRVELALRESERIYRAIGESIDYGVWLCDADGKNTYASPAFLNLVGMTQEECSEFGWGKALHADDVEDTIAAWQEFVRTGETWDREHRFRGRDGQWHPILARGVPVRDEQGALLCWAGINLDISRMKHTEEELHEAHNELEQRIKERTNQLMHVNEQLQHEVLEHSIAEASLRERAEEIEALMDILPTPVWIAHDAQCHRITGNRAAYNLVQLPAGTNLSLSVPIGKKPADFSAFGQGRELAASELPLQRATASSAPVPDHEIDLRRADGVVRRISAAAVPLFDHAGNVRGAIASTIDITERRALENNLRASLDEKEVLLKEVHHRVKNNLQVISSLLYLQSQQTHDELSIEMFSESQQRVRSMALVHERLYRSPDLAQVDFAEYITCLGESLLGSDRASDRIRLLIDVHDVKLSIDNAVPCGLLVNELLSNCLKHAFADRDHGCIEVELHSADEREILLSVRDDGVGLPEHVHPETSPTFGMQVIMALVDQLHGSLHVERALGTEFQIRFPPAPLARYS; encoded by the coding sequence ATGAAGCAGTTACCAAGCGTGCTGATCGTGGCGATCGCCGTGATCGTTGTGGTAATGGCCGCGAATCGATGGTTTGCTCATCGCAACATCACGCACTTGAACGATGCCGTCACCGAGGTCGCTCACACGCACCATGTGCTGGATCTGACTTCGGAAGTCTTGAACGTGGCGGTCGATGCCGAGACGGGTCAGCGCGGCTTTGTCCTGACGGGGGACGAGATCTTCTTGCAGCCCTACGACGCGGCCGTGAAGCGATTGAACGAGCGCTTGGCGCAACTCGCTGACGAGACCCGGGATGACCCGCTCGAACGAGAACGTGTCGTAAAGCTGTCGGCGTTGGTTTCGGCGCGCCTCGAGCGGCTGGCGCAGGCCATCGTCATGTACCGGGAAAGGACCGGCGGTAACGAGTTTGCCGCACTCAGCAAGGCTGGTAAGCAACAGATGGACGCCATCCGTGGTTTGGTCGGCGAAATCAAAGCGGATGAACGGCGTATGCTGGTGGAACGCACCGACCGGGCTCGCGCCACATACCGTATCGCGGTTGGAGCCAACATCGTGACGGGGGCCTTGGCCCTGGCCGTTCTCGCGGCCTTTGTCGTACTTGCCAGTCGCAGTATGGCCGCAGGACGCCGGCAAGCCGAGGCAATCCAATTCGCCCATCACAAGCTGCAGCAGGAAATGCAGGAGCGCAACCGCGTGGAGCTTGCACTGCGCGAGAGCGAGCGCATCTACCGAGCCATCGGCGAATCGATCGATTACGGAGTGTGGCTGTGCGACGCCGACGGAAAGAATACCTACGCCAGCCCGGCCTTTCTGAATCTGGTCGGCATGACGCAGGAAGAATGTTCGGAATTCGGTTGGGGGAAAGCCCTGCATGCGGATGACGTCGAGGATACGATCGCGGCCTGGCAAGAATTCGTGCGCACTGGCGAGACCTGGGATCGCGAGCATCGCTTTCGCGGGCGCGACGGCCAATGGCATCCCATCCTCGCACGCGGCGTTCCGGTGCGCGATGAGCAAGGGGCGCTACTGTGCTGGGCGGGTATCAATCTCGACATAAGCCGGATGAAGCATACCGAGGAGGAATTGCACGAGGCGCACAACGAGTTGGAGCAGCGCATAAAGGAACGAACCAACCAGTTGATGCACGTCAACGAGCAACTGCAGCACGAAGTGCTCGAGCACTCGATCGCCGAGGCGTCCTTGCGCGAACGGGCCGAAGAGATCGAAGCCTTGATGGACATCTTGCCGACGCCCGTCTGGATTGCACACGATGCGCAATGCCATCGGATCACGGGCAATCGGGCCGCGTACAACCTGGTGCAACTGCCGGCGGGTACCAATCTGTCGCTATCGGTGCCGATCGGCAAAAAGCCCGCGGATTTTTCCGCCTTCGGTCAGGGGCGCGAGTTGGCGGCGAGCGAGCTTCCCCTGCAGCGCGCCACGGCGAGCAGTGCCCCGGTGCCGGATCACGAGATCGATCTTCGTCGAGCGGACGGTGTCGTAAGGCGTATCAGTGCGGCGGCGGTTCCCCTGTTCGATCATGCCGGCAATGTTCGCGGAGCCATCGCATCGACGATCGACATCACCGAACGGCGAGCTTTGGAAAACAACCTCCGCGCGTCGCTGGACGAGAAGGAAGTATTGCTCAAGGAAGTTCATCACCGCGTGAAGAACAACTTGCAAGTCATTTCCAGCTTGCTGTATCTGCAATCGCAACAGACCCACGACGAGTTGAGCATCGAAATGTTCAGCGAAAGCCAGCAACGCGTGCGGTCGATGGCGCTCGTACACGAACGCTTGTATCGCTCGCCCGACCTGGCGCAAGTCGATTTCGCCGAGTACATCACCTGCCTCGGTGAGTCGCTGCTCGGCTCCGATCGCGCGAGCGACCGGATTCGGCTGCTGATCGACGTTCACGACGTGAAACTTTCGATCGACAATGCTGTTCCGTGCGGGCTGTTAGTCAACGAGTTGTTGTCCAACTGCCTGAAGCACGCCTTTGCGGATCGCGATCACGGCTGCATTGAAGTGGAGTTGCACAGCGCCGACGAAAGGGAAATTCTGCTCAGTGTGCGCGATGACGGTGTGGGACTGCCCGAGCATGTGCATCCGGAAACGTCGCCGACGTTTGGGATGCAGGTGATCATGGCGCTGGTCGACCAACTGCACGGTTCGCTGCACGTTGAGCGCGCGTTGGGGACGGAATTCCAGATTCGTTTTCCTCCCGCGCCGTTGGCCAGGTATTCGTGA
- a CDS encoding ATP-binding protein, whose protein sequence is MPATPTRSSENAPRRVRILIVEDERLVAMSLHKQLTTLGYEIAQSVASGQAAIEAAANHQPDLILMDVRLEGPMDGIEAATEIRRARNIPVIYLTAFSSADILERAKITEPFGYILKPFNERELHVVIETALFKHRMEAERAGLQERENRRQHDRLSSLATLAAGIAHEINNPIGTILLAAEMGMASEQHVPQALASIVADAKRCGDIVRNVLSFARGETIERAPTELNAIVQTACASVAGYLRSRNCSLDLSLAADLPTVEINSHGIGQVLENLLRNAADASGAGDTIDVRTIGEGDLVRIRVRDQGTGIDPDILPRICEPFYTTRRNLGGTGLGLSIVHGIVADHHGRLRFESNPGEGTTVTVELPAG, encoded by the coding sequence ATGCCAGCCACCCCAACACGATCCTCTGAAAACGCGCCGCGCCGCGTACGCATTCTGATCGTCGAGGACGAGCGGCTGGTCGCGATGAGCCTGCACAAACAGTTGACGACCCTCGGATACGAGATTGCGCAAAGTGTTGCATCGGGCCAGGCGGCGATCGAGGCCGCGGCAAATCATCAGCCCGACTTGATCCTGATGGATGTCCGGTTGGAAGGACCGATGGATGGCATCGAGGCCGCCACCGAGATCCGACGAGCGCGGAACATTCCGGTCATTTATCTTACCGCGTTTTCCAGCGCCGATATTCTCGAGCGGGCCAAGATCACCGAGCCCTTCGGATATATTCTCAAGCCGTTCAACGAGCGCGAGCTGCACGTTGTGATCGAGACGGCGCTTTTCAAACATCGCATGGAGGCGGAACGGGCGGGCCTGCAAGAGCGCGAGAATCGCCGGCAGCACGATCGGCTGTCGTCGCTGGCAACGCTCGCGGCCGGTATTGCCCACGAAATCAATAATCCCATCGGCACCATATTGCTCGCCGCCGAGATGGGCATGGCCTCGGAGCAGCATGTGCCGCAAGCCCTGGCGAGCATTGTTGCGGATGCCAAACGATGCGGCGATATCGTGCGCAATGTGCTGAGCTTTGCGCGCGGGGAAACGATCGAGCGCGCGCCGACCGAGCTCAACGCCATCGTCCAAACTGCGTGCGCTTCGGTCGCTGGTTATCTGCGCAGCAGGAATTGCTCGCTAGACCTGTCGCTGGCCGCGGACCTGCCGACGGTGGAAATCAACTCGCACGGCATTGGGCAGGTTCTAGAGAACTTGCTGCGCAACGCGGCCGATGCCTCGGGCGCTGGCGATACCATTGACGTGCGCACGATCGGTGAGGGCGACTTGGTACGAATTCGCGTCCGCGATCAGGGTACCGGGATCGATCCCGATATCCTGCCACGCATCTGCGAGCCGTTCTACACGACACGCCGCAACCTGGGTGGAACAGGGCTAGGACTCTCGATCGTGCATGGAATCGTGGCCGACCACCACGGACGCCTGCGGTTCGAAAGCAATCCAGGCGAAGGCACGACGGTGACCGTCGAACTGCCTGCCGGCTAG
- a CDS encoding FRG domain-containing protein gives MGEYIGEIGRRTLLHEAYCDPVENLHEFLEKVASISANADDKFWFRGEADVTYKLQPSVGRLHSVGSVSKTFNEKDERDLLDRFLRRAYPFVGRMLPRWEALFLARHHGLPTRLLDWTASPLIALFFACESMKECDGQIWAIQRYRGRDTKELDFIGCPPNASPLEYDGSDAVKIIYPVFNSPRIMAQDGIFTYHARPQTPLTQYAADKTQFAWHDLDLKCVHRWTVPGGAKLGLIKALHRLGVHQRTIYPDLDGLAKGLWQTEVLWRPIQGDG, from the coding sequence ATGGGCGAATACATTGGGGAAATCGGTCGTCGCACCCTTTTGCATGAGGCCTATTGCGACCCGGTTGAGAACTTGCATGAATTCCTAGAGAAGGTCGCGTCAATTTCCGCTAACGCGGATGACAAGTTTTGGTTTAGGGGTGAAGCGGACGTCACTTATAAGCTTCAACCGTCTGTTGGACGCCTCCATTCGGTTGGTTCGGTGTCGAAAACTTTCAACGAGAAGGACGAAAGGGACCTACTAGATCGGTTCCTTCGTCGTGCCTATCCGTTTGTCGGCAGGATGCTTCCTAGGTGGGAGGCGCTCTTCTTGGCGAGACACCATGGTTTGCCGACGCGGCTTCTGGATTGGACAGCCAGCCCCCTGATTGCCTTATTTTTCGCCTGTGAGTCCATGAAGGAGTGTGATGGCCAAATCTGGGCAATTCAACGATATCGTGGGCGCGACACAAAAGAGCTTGATTTTATCGGCTGTCCGCCCAACGCTTCGCCCCTTGAATATGACGGCTCAGACGCGGTGAAGATCATATACCCCGTGTTCAATTCACCTCGAATCATGGCTCAGGACGGAATCTTCACCTATCACGCTCGACCACAAACTCCGCTCACGCAATACGCAGCAGACAAGACCCAGTTCGCATGGCATGATTTGGACCTGAAATGCGTGCATCGCTGGACCGTCCCCGGCGGTGCGAAGCTTGGCTTGATCAAAGCCCTTCATCGCCTTGGCGTTCATCAGCGGACCATATATCCGGATCTTGATGGACTAGCCAAAGGACTTTGGCAAACCGAGGTCCTCTGGCGGCCAATTCAAGGGGATGGCTAA
- a CDS encoding antibiotic biosynthesis monooxygenase, whose protein sequence is MITVGMNYHVIAGKQHDFEEKFAAVISALRAAAGHTSSTLWKDVADDASYLITSEWSDEKAFQDFIHSQAFRDVTTWGKEQILSGRPQHKIYKH, encoded by the coding sequence ATGATCACCGTTGGCATGAACTATCACGTGATCGCCGGCAAGCAGCATGACTTCGAAGAGAAGTTCGCCGCGGTCATTTCGGCACTGCGCGCCGCCGCAGGCCATACCAGCTCGACCCTGTGGAAGGACGTGGCCGACGACGCTTCGTACCTGATCACCAGCGAGTGGTCGGACGAAAAGGCCTTTCAGGATTTCATCCACAGCCAGGCCTTTCGCGACGTCACGACCTGGGGCAAGGAGCAGATTCTGTCGGGCCGCCCGCAACATAAGATCTACAAGCATTAG
- a CDS encoding response regulator has product MVTSTSQSEQRRLRVLIVDDNHDLTTVLQKAFTVCGASAIVANDGVRAIELARKMPIDVILCDLNMPGIDGFNLVRILRADPTMPYHPVCAFTGRSDETCRRQAVECGFDGYIVKSARFPDVLSFLKRYQQAGVGDAP; this is encoded by the coding sequence ATGGTCACCTCAACCTCTCAGTCGGAACAGCGTCGTTTGCGTGTGTTAATCGTTGACGATAACCACGACTTAACGACCGTTTTGCAGAAGGCATTTACCGTTTGCGGCGCGAGTGCGATTGTCGCCAACGACGGAGTGCGGGCGATCGAACTAGCCCGCAAGATGCCGATTGATGTCATCCTGTGTGATCTGAACATGCCGGGGATCGACGGCTTTAATCTGGTGCGGATTCTCCGCGCGGATCCCACGATGCCTTACCATCCCGTGTGCGCTTTTACGGGACGTTCGGACGAAACGTGTCGGCGTCAGGCAGTCGAATGCGGTTTCGACGGATATATCGTCAAGTCGGCACGTTTTCCGGACGTACTGAGCTTTCTCAAGCGTTATCAGCAGGCGGGTGTGGGCGACGCCCCGTAG